A stretch of the Coprobacillus cateniformis genome encodes the following:
- the gatB gene encoding Asp-tRNA(Asn)/Glu-tRNA(Gln) amidotransferase subunit GatB, which translates to MNFEQVIGLEVHCELQTNSKMFSAAPVTFGEEPNTKVNEVDMGMTGTMPVLNKRGVEFAIRVCHALHMEIDELLCFDRKNYYYSDLPKGFQITQDKRPIGRNGYLDIEVDGVVTRVEIERLHMEEDTAKQFHFDDYSLIDYNRAGIPLIEIVTRPNIRNGAQAAAYLEKLRQVFLYTDVSDAKMEEGSMRCDVNISLRPYGSEKFGIRTEIKNLNSISNVQKAIEFEALRQEKVLIQGGEVLQETRRFDEDSRETVMMRAKGDAVDYKYYTEPNILPIRLDHQWVMQIKDNLPMMADEREKVYINQYGLPKTDAHILVSNKAISDFYEAAIQTCQEYKLVCNWLLGEVQAYLNKENLAISETKLTPQYLGKMITFIQDGTISSKQAKKVFECLMAEGKDPEIIIEEKGMKQISDPEQLKIIINEILDNNAQSIQDFAAGKDRAVGFLVGQIMKNTGGQANPKIANQILIQLLKERTK; encoded by the coding sequence ATGAATTTTGAACAAGTTATTGGGTTGGAAGTTCACTGTGAGTTACAAACAAATTCAAAGATGTTTTCAGCTGCTCCTGTGACATTTGGTGAAGAACCAAATACAAAAGTGAATGAAGTTGATATGGGGATGACAGGAACAATGCCAGTTTTAAATAAACGTGGTGTTGAATTTGCTATTCGTGTTTGTCATGCATTACACATGGAGATTGATGAATTATTATGCTTTGATCGTAAAAATTATTATTATTCAGATTTACCAAAAGGTTTTCAAATTACACAAGATAAAAGGCCAATTGGTAGAAATGGATATTTGGATATAGAGGTTGATGGTGTCGTAACACGTGTTGAAATTGAAAGATTGCATATGGAAGAAGACACAGCTAAGCAATTCCATTTTGATGATTATTCATTAATAGATTATAACCGTGCGGGTATTCCATTAATTGAAATTGTTACAAGACCAAATATTCGCAATGGTGCTCAAGCAGCTGCTTATTTAGAAAAATTGAGACAAGTATTCCTTTATACAGATGTCTCTGATGCAAAGATGGAAGAGGGGTCTATGCGTTGTGATGTGAATATTTCTCTTCGCCCATATGGTAGTGAAAAATTTGGGATTCGTACTGAAATTAAAAACTTAAATTCGATTTCTAATGTTCAAAAAGCAATTGAATTTGAAGCATTGAGACAAGAAAAAGTTTTAATTCAGGGTGGTGAAGTGCTGCAGGAAACACGTCGTTTTGATGAAGATAGCAGAGAAACAGTTATGATGCGTGCTAAAGGGGATGCTGTTGATTATAAATATTATACAGAACCTAATATTTTACCAATTCGTCTCGATCATCAATGGGTTATGCAAATTAAAGACAACCTGCCTATGATGGCAGATGAGAGAGAGAAAGTTTATATTAACCAATATGGATTACCTAAGACAGATGCACATATTCTTGTTTCAAATAAAGCAATTTCTGATTTTTATGAAGCAGCAATTCAAACTTGCCAGGAATATAAACTTGTATGTAATTGGTTGTTAGGTGAAGTTCAAGCATATTTAAATAAGGAAAATTTAGCAATTAGTGAAACAAAACTAACACCTCAATACTTAGGGAAAATGATTACTTTTATTCAAGATGGAACGATTTCTTCTAAACAAGCAAAAAAAGTTTTTGAATGTTTAATGGCTGAAGGAAAAGATCCAGAGATTATTATTGAAGAAAAAGGAATGAAACAAATATCAGATCCTGAACAGTTAAAAATAATCATAAATGAAATCTTAGATAATAATGCGCAATCTATTCAGGATTTTGCAGCTGGAAAAGATCGTGCTGTTGGATTTTTGGTTGGACAGATTATGAAGAATACAGGTGGACAGGCGAATCCAAAAATTGCTAATCAAATATTGATTCAATTACTCAAAGAAAGAACGAAATAA
- the gatA gene encoding Asp-tRNA(Asn)/Glu-tRNA(Gln) amidotransferase subunit GatA, which produces MIQYSIEELHHLFSSGELDAKAYYDELFKEIDIQQNRLNAFVTITKTKAYQDLEQADFKELLSGIPYVLKDNYNTKGIQTTASSRMLENYVPIYNAHVVDLLSQEGVCLVGKASMDELAMGGTNKSALTGPVYNPWDSSRIAGGSSGGSAALVGSGVVPFALGSDTGDSIRKPAGFCGIVGFKPTWGRISRYGVIPYASSLDTVGAFTRNVRDMAIVIEALAGRDDRDMTSSQKEVPCYIKNLTDDIRGMKIAVLKSVSDEIRNVEIKTNFEKVIQTYKDLGAIVEEVTMPVELMRTLLPTYTIISNSEATSNHSCLDGIKYGNRQDGESTDDIMINSRTHGFGDHIKRRFILGNLALATENQERMFRKAQRVRRLIVAELNKIYNNYDIILTPNGGSVAPKVDEATDDRLSDEYLILENHLSLGNFAGLPSLSLPSGFVDHMPIAINVMGRVFEEQTVFNCAYALENALGLKNQFSREG; this is translated from the coding sequence ATGATTCAATATAGTATAGAAGAACTTCATCATTTATTCTCTTCTGGAGAATTGGATGCAAAAGCATATTATGATGAATTATTTAAAGAAATTGATATTCAACAAAATAGATTGAATGCTTTTGTAACAATAACAAAGACGAAAGCATATCAAGATTTAGAACAAGCTGATTTTAAAGAGTTACTAAGTGGTATCCCTTATGTTTTGAAGGATAATTATAATACAAAAGGAATTCAGACAACTGCATCTAGTCGTATGTTAGAAAATTATGTACCTATTTATAATGCTCATGTTGTTGATTTATTAAGTCAAGAAGGTGTTTGTTTAGTTGGGAAAGCGAGTATGGATGAACTGGCAATGGGTGGAACCAACAAGTCAGCATTAACAGGACCAGTCTATAATCCATGGGATTCATCACGCATCGCGGGTGGATCTTCAGGTGGAAGTGCAGCTCTTGTAGGAAGTGGTGTTGTTCCTTTTGCTTTAGGAAGTGATACTGGTGATTCCATTCGTAAACCAGCTGGATTCTGTGGAATTGTCGGTTTTAAACCAACGTGGGGACGTATTTCACGTTATGGTGTTATTCCATATGCTTCAAGTTTAGATACTGTAGGTGCATTTACACGAAATGTGAGAGATATGGCAATTGTGATTGAAGCATTGGCTGGACGAGATGATCGTGATATGACTTCAAGTCAAAAAGAAGTCCCTTGTTATATTAAGAATTTAACTGATGACATTCGTGGAATGAAAATTGCAGTTCTTAAATCAGTGAGTGATGAAATTAGAAATGTTGAAATTAAAACCAATTTTGAGAAGGTTATTCAAACATATAAAGATTTGGGAGCTATTGTTGAAGAAGTTACAATGCCTGTGGAATTGATGAGAACATTGCTTCCTACATATACAATTATCTCTAATTCAGAAGCAACAAGTAATCATTCTTGCTTAGATGGTATTAAATATGGTAATAGACAAGATGGTGAATCAACAGATGATATTATGATCAATTCACGTACACATGGATTTGGTGATCATATCAAGCGTCGCTTTATTCTTGGAAACCTTGCTTTAGCAACTGAAAATCAAGAGAGAATGTTTAGAAAAGCGCAAAGAGTCAGAAGATTAATTGTTGCAGAGTTAAACAAGATATACAACAATTATGATATTATTTTAACACCAAATGGTGGTAGTGTTGCACCAAAAGTAGATGAAGCAACTGATGATCGATTGAGTGATGAATATCTGATTTTGGAGAACCATTTATCATTAGGAAATTTTGCTGGTTTACCAAGTTTGTCGTTACCAAGTGGCTTTGTTGATCATATGCCTATTGCGATAAATGTTATGGGACGTGTCTTTGAAGAACAAACCGTTTTCAATTGTGCTTATGCGTTAGAAAATGCGTTAGGATTAAAGAATCAATTTTCGAGGGAGGGGTAA